Genomic segment of Cottoperca gobio chromosome 6, fCotGob3.1, whole genome shotgun sequence:
TGTGTGACGTGTGTCACGTTACAGTGACGttacatatattttaaacaacagACCTGAGTCCCTTTGTGCTGTCAGAGAGCTCCCTCTGCTGGCAGGAGAACACAACTGCATCTTTATAAAGAAAGACATGTTGAGCAtgtactgtgtgtctgtgtgtctgcacacgAAGCATAGTGTTGCCTGTGTGACTTCAATAATAAGAAACCTGAGCAGATTTAAACTTGTATTTAATCACGTTCTGGTTGAGATTGAGATCAAGAAATATTCACAGTCAGACAACTAGTTTATAAAACATCACATGAGGCCAGACAACCACCGTCGAGTCATTCAAAAAGCACCAGAAGCTCCTGGATGACCATCATTATAATCATTTAACATGTCATTTCTTGCACACGTTTTAAATTGTATCCCTATAGAAGATGGTCGCCTATAGAGGTGTCTAACGAGGAAGTCTGTGGACCTGCGACTGTCTCCGTCCTCACACATTCAGTGCATACTATGCACCCTGTTGCCTCCAGCTTCAGCACACCTCACCTCCTCTTCTGGTAATTCAGATTAATCACAACTTTATTTAGTAATATGCACCAAGTGAGCACAATATAAACTAAAAATagtaatgtattaaaaatgttgaaCACAGGGCGCCTCTACGAGACATGCAATGCCACAAtgcctttgttgttgttgtacttttgttgttttaattgcGCAACAATGTGCCATAAATACGTTTCTCTAGTCTAACATGGATGCTGTTAGTCTAGCCATAATAGCCCATTTAGAACTAACTTAATTAATAATACTTAATATTACTTTTAGCATGTTTAATGGTAAAATGCGatcacacagtatatatataactcCACGTGGCGGAACACTAACCAGGCATGGCAAAATAATGATTCACCATAAATACTTTGAATGAGTACTTGTTGCTGTTTCTAGATATGATGAAGACATTTTCTTATATGATCTATCTTCTGATAGTCTGATATGACAACGTGTGTATGTACTGACTTGATAACCggtataaaaaaacacaaaacattacatCTGTAGTGCTAATGCCACAATGATGGCAAAACGTACAAAGTATGGTGAATATGAATGGTCTTCATTTAAAGCACACGTTTCTATTGCGGCTGTAATGAAGGCAGTGCACAAGTGTCCCAACATGTGGTGTGTGAGGGCTGTCACAATAATCTGTTGCCGttgcaaaacagaaacaactcAATTTGATCAGTGTCAGTGGATCAAGGGAAATGGACAGTTATAGAACCAATAGAAAAAGACACTTCAGGTAATGACAATTCATTTCTAAGAAACGTTTGTTATATCAGCTCGAGCACACTAAATCCTGGGTGGCTTAGTTTGTCCAcaatagatatacggataacGTGGTGATCGTGTGTTGGACCTTACCTCTGACATCTGAGCCAAGGTTTTACTCTAAGCACACCTGGGGTTTGTACGACAAACCATATGTCGTCACCAGTCGTGCTGCCTGAAGATCtcaaacatataaaataatgtgaatgAAGCTAAATCAGACCAATGAGAGTGGCAGAACTCATAACTATAAATAGTGATAAATCGATTAATCGCTCAACAGATCATTAATTTGTAACTATTTTtgataaattatacattttccaAGCAAATATTCTCAAGTTTCAACTTCTCAATTGTGCTTATATTCTAATTAGAGTAAATATCTGTGTGTCGGGCTGTTGATTGGACGAAACTAGACATTTGTTGATTTTCAATGatatgtaaaacaaaagagggaaataaaagtaaatatattatacaaGAAAATAATTGAGAGGAGTGCTAGGGGTTctcttcatgttttattctctgAGAAATAATTACACAGCTTCTTGCACAAATCTagactgtaaaaaataataataataataataataataatgcaaatcTCCGTAAAAGGTACTGCCAAATttacattcataaaataaatgttctgctgTTTCAATGTGTTAATCCCAAAAATGTTGTTATGATCTACACCAAACACTTCttagaaattaaaatgacacatttagagTTGCCTGCAGTTAAAAAGTCATGATATCAAGCAGTAAACTACTAACACCCACTTCTGCGTGTGATAGAGGAGTTTTGATTTTGTCGAGTTGTGATTGGTCCTGAGACGATGGATCTCGTTTGCCgctttctgattggctggttgAGGCAGAGTGACGTGTTGGATGGACCAATGGGAGGCTGCCACACTGTGGTTAGGAGAGGTCCCGCTGTTTGCCTGAACGTCCCTCTTGCTCTTTCTCTAACATAACCGACCGCTCTGCTTCATTTGGCCCTGTCCAAGGAGCTCACAGCCGGGCTATCACGTCGCCGAAGAGCTGAAGCGATAGAGGAGGGCTGCCACAAACACcatttgcattttttaattttgttagTCAAACAGTTAATAGGCGTTTAAGATGTTGAGGGTGCTGGTCTTGGCCGCTCTCACCGGCTGCATCGGGGCCAGTGATGTGCATGATTACACGGATGATGATTTCGAAAGCAAAATTGGACTCCATGGACTGGCTCTGGTGGAGTTCTTCGCCCCTTGGTGAGTAttttacatctttaaaatagtttttttttacacgCTTTTGGAGAGACTACCTGAGCAATTAATCAGTTTGTTAaataagctaacgttagttaaCGCTAGCTTAGTGGTGAGCAGTTCAGCTAACTGACGTTCACTTGCAAAACTTATACCGCTTTGAATGTATCTCGAGGGGAATAATTTAAGTAGTTTTATCATTTGCAAACTGCAACTCACTTAATGATCTGTAATCTTCCGTTTTATTGGCTAGTGACCAaacgttagcatgttagctagcAGCGGAACCTAGCTTTATTCATGTTTCGTTTAAATGCACCAGTGATTTAAAGACAACAATGATTTGACactacattaaaacattaactatgaaacataaagacaattagtcttgatttgcatttttatcTGCTGTGAATCATTTGCAATGGAAACTGCGTGCTAACTAGGCTATGAGGAAGTTAAAGGTGTGTCCTTTCCCCTGTTGTAACGTTCTGATTGGCCAGCGAAGTTTTGGTGTCCTCCTCTGATTGGCCCATGAGAGCTGTGACgtgtcacactctgccatacttCAACATCATTGGAAGTTATTCATAATATTTGTTAAGACGTTTAAATTACTCTTAATTGAACGAGAACATAATTCTTCAAGCAAAAATAGACTTACAAATTCCATTTATTCTATTACACAGAGAAAATAAGCAAACTCAGGCTTTTGTGACTTGTGATAGTTCTTTTTGCTGATATTTTATGCAccaaataatacattaaatgatTAACAGCTAATGCAGAGTGTTGGTGACAACTAACTATGCATTACTCTAAAGTTACACGATTTTCAAACACTTAAAGTTTTAATTTTACAAACCCTATTTACCTAAGAAGTTTCAAATTCCACAGGGCGAAGTCACTAGATCTCTTCAGGATTTTCGGCAAACTGAAACCTGAATACAGCTTTATTGTAACTTGACTGATCCATATCCTCTGTGTCCTTTAGGTGCGGTCATTGTAAACGGCTAGCACCTGAGTATGAGACAGCCGCCACACGTCTGAAAGGCATCGTCGCTCTGGTCAAGGTATTGCATAATGCAGTTCACTTAACTGTCTGTTTTATAAACGTGGCCTTCTGTACTGTAGTATGCTCTCTTTCTTCAGAAAGTGAATGATTTTTTCCCCCCCCGGTAGGTTGACTGCACAACCAGCAGCAACGTATGCAGCAAATATGGTGTCAGTGGTTACCCGACCCTGAAGATCTTTAGAGATGGAGATGAAACCGGTCCCTATGATGGTCCCAGAACTTCAGGTATTTGCCTCtgatgtgattttatttatgaattattttttataaaagtcAAGGCTTGCACTTGCACAAATACTCCTGATATCTGTCACCTCAAGGTCATTTTgctttctgcctctctttcatcttctgtctgtgttctttcctcctgctctctgtagATGGGATTGTCAGTTTCCTTAAAAAGCAGGCTGGACCAGCTTCTGTGGAGCTCAAGGCTGAGGCCGATTTTGTGAAGTTCACTTCAGAGCAAGACGCAAGTGTTGTCGGTGAGTTTCTGTTTGAATTTCAGTCACTGTTGGTGAAATTTGGAAACAACGGGACCATGGTTACTGCATCCTTATCTGAACGTGATTCATCTTTCCTTCCCAGGGTTCTTTGCTGATGAGAAGAGCACAGCACAGGCAGAGTTCACAAAGGCAGCCAATGCCTTGAGGGACAACTACCGCTTCGCCCACACCAACTCTGAGGCTCTCCTCCAGAGCCACGGCATTGACGGAGAGTAAGTAGCGCTTTCTGCCTTTAGTTCAGTCATCGTTCTTGCTTTGAGTGCTTGGGTGCAGATATTTGTAAAAATAACTTGCGCctttcacacattttatatCACTGGTGTAGCTGCCGTTTGTGCAGTAAAACCACAGTGACATTTCCTGTTCTTTTCGTTTACAGGGGAGTCATCCTTTTCCGCCCACCAAGACTCAACAACAAGTTTGAAGACTCCTCCGTCAGATACAGCGAGGACGTttatacaaacaacaaaatcaaGAAGTTCATCCAGGACAACATGTGAGTGTTGATTCTGTTGAGGGAAGACATtgccttttctttctgcagcGCACACTTCAGTTGTCTGTTTGGCAGTGGTAAAGCATACAGACCTCTTGCATAGTAAGCACATATTTACATGGCCCGGTGCCAACAGGACCTTGTGCAGTAGGTGAGGTGTCCACTCTGCAAACTCAGTCAGCGCTCGCGCAACTCTGGGAAAGGCAAAGTTTAAACTGTATTGACCGAGCGATGAACAAATACTGGTGCAATGACATTTTTGAGCTTAAATAAGGTAATTGagtgattttattttagaataGAAAAACGACAAATGCAGTCTTTGCCGAGCATTGTGGCTGCATCGTTCTCTACGGCGCAGACTGAGGCTGTTCAGATAAACGATAGAGATTCAGAGTGATGCTTGCACGACAATTGATGAGAGGATCATTATCTTCAACCTCAGTATAGTGAACTATAATGAACCTGATGTTGAAAATAACACGTGGACTTAAGAGTGAcatacatcattacatcatgcTGTGTTCAAGGGCCCTTTAGACGACGTGGTGAAGTGCTTCCATATCGGtgcattttgatgtttttggcATAAAGGGATCCACTTCAGTgctttctttatattttgctCAGTATATGTGATAagtgactttttatttagtaTGTTAAGCGCACGTATTGATAAAACTAACAAAAGATTACAGTAGTTGTTTGCATGTTCACCAGTGTTCCCTCTAACTAAAGTGGCGTCTTCCTGTATGTTTTGTCCACGTGACGAGATGCCCTATtcactttactttcactttgcTCCTGCCTGCCTCTTGTCTAAACACGACTTGCAGAACATTGAAGTCTGCAGAACATCAGCATGTTCGGTGTATTTCAACTCTGAACCGTAGAACATACTAAATGATTGCACTTGTTACActgctgtaatgtaattatgtgGTTGTCCAGAACCGGTTAAAGGAGCGTGTTGGTTTAAATTCCTTTTGTAAACgattccttctttctcttttcaacCCAGCTTTGGAATCTGCCCCCACATGACGGACGACAACAAAGACCAGCTGAAGGGCAAAGACCTTCTGGTGGCTTATTATGATGTTGATTATGAAAAGAACCCCAAGGGCTCCAACTACTGGAGGAACAGGTAAGTGCCCCGGGCTGTTCTTTCCTCCTCGAGATCAAGTCACAGCTTTTTCTTTTCGTTTTTTAAACCCAAGTAGACGGTTTTCCTCACATTTTAATAACCCATTGTCAAGTAAAAGCAACACCTTTACACTTCATCTTCCAATTATTTTGACTCATTGCATCCTGAGCACGCTTTGTTGAACTAGTTTGTGACTTCATGGTCGAGTTTACTTCCACGTTTCACTCAATGTTCAAAAGCATGAATTTTAAACTTACCAAACTTTTAACATTTTGCAGGGTGATGAAGGTGTGCAAGGTCTTCCAGGATCAGGGCAAGAAGCTGAACTTTGCCGTGGCGAGCAAGAGCGCGTTCAGCCACGATGTGGCGGAGTTCGGTATGGATGGCATCTCAGAAGTGCCTGTGGTCGCCATTCGCACCAGCAAGGGAGACAAATTCGTCATGACCGAGGAGTTCTCGTAAGTCGAGTCAAATGTTGTTCTGCATATCAACTACTGAAATGTACCGCACATTATCAACCATTAAGAATGCTGAAATAACTATACATGTTACTCTGCTCGACATGAAGCGCCACCGTGTAACTCAGTACATGCATATTTAACAGTGCGGAGGTGCTCATTAGACCTCTGCATATAAAAACCAACAACAGTACAAGTCACTcgtttctgtgtgtctgcaggagccgAGGAATTAAAAGTTGTACATTAAAGTCTGATGAATGTTTCCAACCATTTACTGAAACGAGTTCTGTGTTTGTTCCACCAGTCGTGATGGAAAAGCTCTGGAGCGTTTCCTGCAGAATTACTTTGATGGCACGTTGAAGCGTTACCTTAAATCAGAGGCCGTCCCAGAAAACAACGATGGACCCGTCAAGGTGAGAAGAAAGATTCttaatgttttgtgttcatttattttaatggatTTTAGCGCAAAAGTTCCCAAAGTTTATCAACCATGTACTGAAGCACATGTCTGTTCCTCCGGCCCTGTGACTGTAAAGCCCGGTTAATATAAATAGCCTGGTGTCGCCGTGCACATGACTTCACGTACGGTCGTAAAAAGGTTTGTTGAAGTAAAAGCTTCTAATCGACCCCTAATGATTAAACTTGTGACGTCTGTCATTTGTTTCCAGGTTCTTGTGGCTGAGAACTTCGACTCGATCGTCAACGACAACAGCAAAGACGTGCTGATCGAGTTTTACGCTCCGTGGTGCGGACACTGCAAGAGCCTGGAGCCCAAATTCAACGAGCTGGGAGAGATGGTGAGGGAACGGAGATGGTGCTCTGACGCGTTTACGTCTGCATATTATAAAGAAACAGTTTGAGGTTGAATAGTGTTTGTCATGGTGCAGACAGTGTGAACAAGCTTATTAACGGTTTCTCTCCTCTGCGCCTAAAGCTCGCCAATGATCCCAACGTTGTCATTGCCAAGATGGACGCCACAGCAAACGATGTGCCATCTCCATATGAAGTCAGCGGGTGAGTCATGAGTCCTGTGTTTTACTCTGCAACCTGCGGAAGCCCTGAATGTTTGAGTCTTAGAAATGCTTCATTCAAGCAACACGATCACAAGTAGAACAAATACGATCGCGGCCGATGCGTCTCGACCACAAACGTCACGTCGTGTTAATGATTCTTATCAACCTTTTGCTTTTCCAGTTTCCCCACAATGTACTTCTCCCCAGCCGGAGATAAGAGGAACCCAAAGAAATACGAGGTGAGAATCTGCTTGACGTGATCTTTGAAACAAAGTAAACTCGTGTTTGTATCCGCTCCGCTAACGGGCCCTTCTCTCGTGTTGCAGGGAGGTCGCGAGGTGAGCGACTTCATCGCCTACCTGAAGAAGGAGTCCGCCAACCCCCTGGTGATGGAGCCCAAGAAGGACGACGACGACAAGACGGAGCTATAAAAGCTCCAAACAGAAACTCAGCGTCCCCACTACAACAGGAGGATTGGAGAAATCCATGCAAAGAAAGAACTAAATTATATTCCACTCTCTTAGTGAACTACCGAATGCTCTGAGGCCAAGTTGAGAGACTGGGCCCTTCCTTTAGGTCCTCCGCTGCTCTGGGAAAACTGTGGAAGGTGGACAGGGCCTGCCTGATGTTTAAAAACTAATTCTTAGGGAAGAGGGGACAGCTTTTTTTGAAAATTGAGATTTTTCTTTCCCTTGGTGTGTCTACTGCACCTCAGGCTGATGCACTTTGACTCCCGTCTCCAGTCATCTGccgcctttttgttttttctgttgtcACAGGGGGTAATGGTAATGGTgaattcctttttgtttttgtaacgcgtcttttgtttttgtacatttggaaggattgtgaaataaaaaggcccacaaaccaaaacacaacGTATGATGTATGACCTTCATTGATGAACAGCAGCGTTTTATCATCCTGCCTTCTTGTAGTCCCCAAGTGTTGTATTGGGTCATTGCAATTAGTGATCGAGATGCTTAAGTGTAAAATCTGTAAAACCTAAATAAGCTTTAACAATTTATCATGTGGCtataaaaactacattaaatTTAGATGGGGAATAGACTATTAATCCTGTCATACACAATAGTAAccataaaatgaatatatacaGAATTATCAAGAGCAAACTGGTTCATTCACAAAGAATGCATCAAAACTGAGTCTGTGCAAACACTTTTATTGAACTACTTTAGTCTCAATAACAATTCTGTACAAGCAATCTCCTCTTCCAATCGATAAAACTTATGATGCAACACAGGAAGTTCCAGATCCAAGACATGTGGTTTCACAGGAACCTGATTCCTGCTCCAAACTGGAAACCATCACAGATCCTGCAAACGAGGAAATCAGTTGCCCTCAAAGCAAGAATCAGATTATTTCCGGTGcatgttaaagggatagttcggctTATTTGAAGTGGAGTTGTATGAGGTAGTAATCCAGTCGGTGTATAGTGACCGTCGGTACAGAAGCTCAGCGATGCTACCAGCCTCCATCGACACAAACATAAGTTTCACTTGAGGcctaatgtattttagaaatatATCTTGTTATATTAACATATCTGACAAAGACCTGGCATCTGGCAGGACTAATAAACCCAAAGTCATTTAATTTGGCCCGACTCGTTCATGGTGATAAtatacctcatacaacccctcTTCATTTCATCTGAGCGTTCCCTTTAAGGACACTATACATGGAACATGTGCTCTTACCATGTGTCTGTTATGTGTATCTACATAGTTGTAGCTCGACATTGCACACTCATTTCTGCAGTATTTCCcacatgtaagtgtgtgtgtgtgagtgtgtgtgtgtgagtgatgcaGCGGTGAGTGTTCAGTCCTAACCGGGCCTACCTGTCTCCACTCTGGACTCCCATGGGAATGCAGTAATTCAGCTCCAGCCTGGCAATGTTTCCCAAACGCAGCACAAGGCCCACTCCATATGACCAACGGATGCATTCTGCAAGTTTCCTCAAATGTGCTtttggcccctcacctgagtgAAAGCAGACGTATAacctcagacagacagagaagcaagGGAAAACCCTGCATCACCAGTGTGAGCTCTGAAATCAGGTCCGTTTCTAAACACTCACCATAGTTGAGGTTACAAAGGTTTCCGGCATTGAGGAAGAAGTGTGTTCTGAAGAGGTCGCCGAAGCCCCCCCTGCCTGGTCTGAAGGGTAGAGGGGTGTAGAGGTGGAGGCCTCCAGCCCAGTAGCCCTCTCCTCCAAGGTAGTCGCCTGCCATATCAGTAATTCCAGCACACAATCTTTCAATAAACCATCAAACTCTGTCTGGTTACCAAGAAACTGAGCCAAGTTAATGTCTCACCTTCACTCTGTGGGcccatactgtacatactgaaTCCCCTGATGCTGGTGGGGCCACCGAGATAGAacctgcgggggggggggggacaaa
This window contains:
- the pdia3 gene encoding protein disulfide-isomerase A3, encoding MLRVLVLAALTGCIGASDVHDYTDDDFESKIGLHGLALVEFFAPWCGHCKRLAPEYETAATRLKGIVALVKVDCTTSSNVCSKYGVSGYPTLKIFRDGDETGPYDGPRTSDGIVSFLKKQAGPASVELKAEADFVKFTSEQDASVVGFFADEKSTAQAEFTKAANALRDNYRFAHTNSEALLQSHGIDGEGVILFRPPRLNNKFEDSSVRYSEDVYTNNKIKKFIQDNIFGICPHMTDDNKDQLKGKDLLVAYYDVDYEKNPKGSNYWRNRVMKVCKVFQDQGKKLNFAVASKSAFSHDVAEFGMDGISEVPVVAIRTSKGDKFVMTEEFSRDGKALERFLQNYFDGTLKRYLKSEAVPENNDGPVKVLVAENFDSIVNDNSKDVLIEFYAPWCGHCKSLEPKFNELGEMLANDPNVVIAKMDATANDVPSPYEVSGFPTMYFSPAGDKRNPKKYEGGREVSDFIAYLKKESANPLVMEPKKDDDDKTEL